One Manihot esculenta cultivar AM560-2 chromosome 6, M.esculenta_v8, whole genome shotgun sequence DNA segment encodes these proteins:
- the LOC110616713 gene encoding uncharacterized protein LOC110616713 isoform X2, producing MAGNGLPLPSLGRVKLSDLIPSEGLPSDSYKLSVSTLSQSLAQYSAAIIQFSGIDGALLRSGLDSARLYFHQRSSYPSSDVIHTNDSREWCKTSGYYADPQLWQETYDYRPGLTPIEPNNSMEFPPGGLPDIFALLGKAARDILDAISFYLNLRSSPFTEILDNVPLRSREISSSVLSVCCYARPSFQGAQHHNLTAEEDGQVVMYPDHENQVDKSLITLVKSDKAGLHVRDFHGRWVLVDGDLGPQEAIVYPGLALYQATAGYINPALHRTEINDMQGNMYGRSSLAFKLMPKSMTSLSCSEMRAAGHGVEAQFQLPVPVDDFMQRPHPTDQLFNRHSFQSFNFSTSQDGSMKPMMRRRKNNSRSKPLPPSKRLRLEAQRVLKERVQDIADKKGIKLRFCNLKECENHIHGLDSPCASIRMEIGWPAGVPFVHPHDLPNKAKIGFLEAYEPGWTATHAVELNLTEPGQGSQQSANCT from the exons ATGGCAGGCAATGGCCTGCCATTGCCGTCTTTGGGTCGTGTGAAGCTCAGTGATCTTATTCCCTCTGAAGGCCTTCCTTCTGATTCTTACAAACTCTCAGTCTCTACTTTATCACAGTCACTTGCTCAGTATTCTGCTGCAATCATTCAGTTCTCGGGTATCGATGGGGCTCTTTTGAGATCCGGTTTGGATTCTGCTCGCCTTTACTTCCATCAAAGATCATCATACCCCTCTTCGGATGTGATTCATACCAATGATTCTCGCGAATGGTGCAAGACATCTGGTTATTATGCTGATCCTCAGCTGTGGCAGGAAACCTATGATTATAGACCAGGCCTGACTCCTATAGAGCCGAATAATTCCATGGAATTTCCTCCTGGAGGATTGCCGGACATATTTGCCCTGCTTGGAAAGGCAGCTAGAGATATATTGGATGCCATCAGTTTCTATTTAAACTTGCGCAGCTCTCCTTTTACGGAAATACTTGATAATGTTCCCTTGAGAAGTCGGGAAATATCTTCTTCGGTATTGTCTGTTTGTTGTTATGCTCGACCATCATTTCAGGGAGCACAGCACCATAATTTAACTGCTGAAGAGGATGGTCAGGTGGTTATGTATCCTGACCATGAGAACCAAGTTGATAAAAGCCTGATAACTCTTGTTAAGTCAGATAAGGCTGGTTTACATGTTAGAGATTTTCATGGTCGCTGGGTTCTGGTGGATGGAGATCTTGGTCCTCAAGAAGCCATTGTTTACCCTGGACTTGCCCTGTACCAGGCAACTGCAGGCTATATCAACCCTGCGCTTCACAGAACAGAGATTAATGACATGCAGGGCAACATGTATGGGCGCAGTTCTTTGGCTTTTAAACTTATGCCGAAGTCTATGACCAGTCTCAGTTGTTCGGAGATGAGAGCAGCTGGTCATGGTGTTGAAGCTCAGTTCCAGCTGCCAGTGCCAGTGGATGACTTCATGCAGAGACCTCACCCCACTGATCAGCTCTTTAACAGGCATAGTTTCCAAAGTTTTAATTTCTCAACATCTCAAGATG GATCTATGAAGCCCATGATGAGGAGgagaaaaaataattcaagATCCAAACCTCTGCCCCCGTCTAAGAGGCTAAGGCTTGAAGCCCAAAGGGTTCTGAAGGAAAGAGTTCAGGATATTGCAGATAAGAAAGGGATCAAGCTAAGGTTCTGCAACCTCAAGGAGTGTGAGAATCACATTCATGGCTTGGATAGCCCATGTGCTAGTATTCGAATGGAGATCGGGTGGCCTGCTGGAGTACCATTTGTTCATCCCCATGATTTGCCTAATAAGGCAAAAATTGGTTTTCTTGAAGCATATGAGCCTGGGTGGACAGCAACTCATGCTGTGGAGCTAAATCTGACAGAACCTGGACAAGGCAGTCAACAGTCGGCTAATTGTACCT GA
- the LOC110616713 gene encoding uncharacterized protein LOC110616713 isoform X3, protein MAGNGLPLPSLGRVKLSDLIPSEGLPSDSYKLSVSTLSQSLAQYSAAIIQFSGIDGALLRSGLDSARLYFHQRSSYPSSDVIHTNDSREWCKTSGYYADPQLWQETYDYRPGLTPIEPNNSMEFPPGGLPDIFALLGKAARDILDAISFYLNLRSSPFTEILDNVPLRSREISSSVLSVCCYARPSFQGAQHHNLTAEEDGQVVMYPDHENQVDKSLITLVKSDKAGLHVRDFHGRWVLVDGDLGPQEAIVYPGLALYQATAGYINPALHRTEINDMQGNMYGRSSLAFKLMPKSMTSLSCSEMRAAGHGVEAQFQLPVPVDDFMQRPHPTDQLFNRHSFQSFNFSTSQDGSMKPMMRRRKNNSRSKPLPPSKRLRLEAQRVLKERVQDIADKKGIKLRFCNLKECENHIHGLDSPCASIRMEIGWPAGVPFVHPHDLPNKAKIGFLEAYEPGWTATHAVELNLTEPGQGSQQSAN, encoded by the exons ATGGCAGGCAATGGCCTGCCATTGCCGTCTTTGGGTCGTGTGAAGCTCAGTGATCTTATTCCCTCTGAAGGCCTTCCTTCTGATTCTTACAAACTCTCAGTCTCTACTTTATCACAGTCACTTGCTCAGTATTCTGCTGCAATCATTCAGTTCTCGGGTATCGATGGGGCTCTTTTGAGATCCGGTTTGGATTCTGCTCGCCTTTACTTCCATCAAAGATCATCATACCCCTCTTCGGATGTGATTCATACCAATGATTCTCGCGAATGGTGCAAGACATCTGGTTATTATGCTGATCCTCAGCTGTGGCAGGAAACCTATGATTATAGACCAGGCCTGACTCCTATAGAGCCGAATAATTCCATGGAATTTCCTCCTGGAGGATTGCCGGACATATTTGCCCTGCTTGGAAAGGCAGCTAGAGATATATTGGATGCCATCAGTTTCTATTTAAACTTGCGCAGCTCTCCTTTTACGGAAATACTTGATAATGTTCCCTTGAGAAGTCGGGAAATATCTTCTTCGGTATTGTCTGTTTGTTGTTATGCTCGACCATCATTTCAGGGAGCACAGCACCATAATTTAACTGCTGAAGAGGATGGTCAGGTGGTTATGTATCCTGACCATGAGAACCAAGTTGATAAAAGCCTGATAACTCTTGTTAAGTCAGATAAGGCTGGTTTACATGTTAGAGATTTTCATGGTCGCTGGGTTCTGGTGGATGGAGATCTTGGTCCTCAAGAAGCCATTGTTTACCCTGGACTTGCCCTGTACCAGGCAACTGCAGGCTATATCAACCCTGCGCTTCACAGAACAGAGATTAATGACATGCAGGGCAACATGTATGGGCGCAGTTCTTTGGCTTTTAAACTTATGCCGAAGTCTATGACCAGTCTCAGTTGTTCGGAGATGAGAGCAGCTGGTCATGGTGTTGAAGCTCAGTTCCAGCTGCCAGTGCCAGTGGATGACTTCATGCAGAGACCTCACCCCACTGATCAGCTCTTTAACAGGCATAGTTTCCAAAGTTTTAATTTCTCAACATCTCAAGATG GATCTATGAAGCCCATGATGAGGAGgagaaaaaataattcaagATCCAAACCTCTGCCCCCGTCTAAGAGGCTAAGGCTTGAAGCCCAAAGGGTTCTGAAGGAAAGAGTTCAGGATATTGCAGATAAGAAAGGGATCAAGCTAAGGTTCTGCAACCTCAAGGAGTGTGAGAATCACATTCATGGCTTGGATAGCCCATGTGCTAGTATTCGAATGGAGATCGGGTGGCCTGCTGGAGTACCATTTGTTCATCCCCATGATTTGCCTAATAAGGCAAAAATTGGTTTTCTTGAAGCATATGAGCCTGGGTGGACAGCAACTCATGCTGTGGAGCTAAATCTGACAGAACCTGGACAAGGCAGTCAACAGTCGGCTAATT GA
- the LOC110616713 gene encoding uncharacterized protein LOC110616713 isoform X1 — MAGNGLPLPSLGRVKLSDLIPSEGLPSDSYKLSVSTLSQSLAQYSAAIIQFSGIDGALLRSGLDSARLYFHQRSSYPSSDVIHTNDSREWCKTSGYYADPQLWQETYDYRPGLTPIEPNNSMEFPPGGLPDIFALLGKAARDILDAISFYLNLRSSPFTEILDNVPLRSREISSSVLSVCCYARPSFQGAQHHNLTAEEDGQVVMYPDHENQVDKSLITLVKSDKAGLHVRDFHGRWVLVDGDLGPQEAIVYPGLALYQATAGYINPALHRTEINDMQGNMYGRSSLAFKLMPKSMTSLSCSEMRAAGHGVEAQFQLPVPVDDFMQRPHPTDQLFNRHSFQSFNFSTSQDGSMKPMMRRRKNNSRSKPLPPSKRLRLEAQRVLKERVQDIADKKGIKLRFCNLKECENHIHGLDSPCASIRMEIGWPAGVPFVHPHDLPNKAKIGFLEAYEPGWTATHAVELNLTEPGQGSQQSANCTCN; from the exons ATGGCAGGCAATGGCCTGCCATTGCCGTCTTTGGGTCGTGTGAAGCTCAGTGATCTTATTCCCTCTGAAGGCCTTCCTTCTGATTCTTACAAACTCTCAGTCTCTACTTTATCACAGTCACTTGCTCAGTATTCTGCTGCAATCATTCAGTTCTCGGGTATCGATGGGGCTCTTTTGAGATCCGGTTTGGATTCTGCTCGCCTTTACTTCCATCAAAGATCATCATACCCCTCTTCGGATGTGATTCATACCAATGATTCTCGCGAATGGTGCAAGACATCTGGTTATTATGCTGATCCTCAGCTGTGGCAGGAAACCTATGATTATAGACCAGGCCTGACTCCTATAGAGCCGAATAATTCCATGGAATTTCCTCCTGGAGGATTGCCGGACATATTTGCCCTGCTTGGAAAGGCAGCTAGAGATATATTGGATGCCATCAGTTTCTATTTAAACTTGCGCAGCTCTCCTTTTACGGAAATACTTGATAATGTTCCCTTGAGAAGTCGGGAAATATCTTCTTCGGTATTGTCTGTTTGTTGTTATGCTCGACCATCATTTCAGGGAGCACAGCACCATAATTTAACTGCTGAAGAGGATGGTCAGGTGGTTATGTATCCTGACCATGAGAACCAAGTTGATAAAAGCCTGATAACTCTTGTTAAGTCAGATAAGGCTGGTTTACATGTTAGAGATTTTCATGGTCGCTGGGTTCTGGTGGATGGAGATCTTGGTCCTCAAGAAGCCATTGTTTACCCTGGACTTGCCCTGTACCAGGCAACTGCAGGCTATATCAACCCTGCGCTTCACAGAACAGAGATTAATGACATGCAGGGCAACATGTATGGGCGCAGTTCTTTGGCTTTTAAACTTATGCCGAAGTCTATGACCAGTCTCAGTTGTTCGGAGATGAGAGCAGCTGGTCATGGTGTTGAAGCTCAGTTCCAGCTGCCAGTGCCAGTGGATGACTTCATGCAGAGACCTCACCCCACTGATCAGCTCTTTAACAGGCATAGTTTCCAAAGTTTTAATTTCTCAACATCTCAAGATG GATCTATGAAGCCCATGATGAGGAGgagaaaaaataattcaagATCCAAACCTCTGCCCCCGTCTAAGAGGCTAAGGCTTGAAGCCCAAAGGGTTCTGAAGGAAAGAGTTCAGGATATTGCAGATAAGAAAGGGATCAAGCTAAGGTTCTGCAACCTCAAGGAGTGTGAGAATCACATTCATGGCTTGGATAGCCCATGTGCTAGTATTCGAATGGAGATCGGGTGGCCTGCTGGAGTACCATTTGTTCATCCCCATGATTTGCCTAATAAGGCAAAAATTGGTTTTCTTGAAGCATATGAGCCTGGGTGGACAGCAACTCATGCTGTGGAGCTAAATCTGACAGAACCTGGACAAGGCAGTCAACAGTCGGCTAATTGTACCTGTAACTGA
- the LOC110616714 gene encoding 60S ribosomal protein L27, with translation MVKFLKPNKAVILLQGRFAGRKAVIVRSFDEGTRDRPYGHCLVAGISKYPSKVIKKDSAKKTAKKSRVKAFMRVVNYSHLMPTRYTLDVDLKDVVNPEALVTKDKKVTAAKEIKKRFEERFKTGKNRWFFSKLRF, from the coding sequence ATGGTCAAGTTCCTGAAACCCAACAAGGCAGTTATCCTCCTCCAGGGTCGCTTCGCCGGCAGGAAGGCGGTGATAGTCCGATCCTTCGATGAGGGAACCCGTGACCGGCCCTACGGGCACTGCCTTGTCGCTGGCATATCGAAGTATCCATCAAAGGTGATCAAGAAGGACTCTGCGAAGAAGACAGCGAAGAAGTCACGCGTGAAGGCGTTTATGAGGGTGGTGAACTACAGCCATTTAATGCCTACGAGATACACTCTGGATGTGGATTTGAAGGATGTGGTGAATCCTGAAGCCTTGGTGACTAAGGACAAGAAGGTTACGGCTGCCAAAGAAATCAAGAAGAGGTTTGAGGAGAGGTTCAAGACTGGGAAGAACCGGTGGTTCTTTTCCAAGCTCAGGTTTTGA